From the genome of Spinacia oleracea cultivar Varoflay chromosome 2, BTI_SOV_V1, whole genome shotgun sequence, one region includes:
- the LOC130466908 gene encoding uncharacterized protein, producing MVGVINRLKSALVRARSALSRRSPHSTRTTSGRAGADDAGPSGGGHGRRGRDRAQHSPLRHRRSDAGVSSSGERSETERRRRSVSVAREPSPELQSQPHFWGDSGWGPSYHGEWSGWTGEAWRHGADDES from the exons atggtgggggtgatcaaccggttgaagtccgcgttggttcgagctcggtctgcactttctcgcaggagcccccactctactcgg ACGACTAGTGGGCGtgctggggccgacgacgcgggtccctcgggcgggggacacggtcgtcgCGGGAGAGATAGAGCAcaacactcgcccctacggcatcgccgttctgacgcgggggtgagttcttccggggagaggtccgagacggagcgtaggcggcgttccgtgtcggtggcccgagagcctagccccgagttgcagtcgcagcctcatttttggggtgactctggctggggtccctcataccacggggagtggagtggatggaccggcgaggcttggagacatggagccgatgacgagtcttag